The following are encoded together in the Candidatus Omnitrophota bacterium genome:
- a CDS encoding polysaccharide deacetylase family protein has translation MRKKLFIALFSLPVIVIAVFLWLSSSYVVPIMMYHSVNDAGRSENLIPTYHHQSTGNTVSPQNFSKHMEYLKANRYNVISLEEFIDAIKTKRRLPFKSVVITFDDGYEDNYIYAFSELKKHQFPATIFVLVTTVGQKGWLSWDQIKEMEKQNISIGSHTVSHTYLPDGDEDKQRFEITESKKILEEKLGRVVNALAYPAGGFTEKTKEIARQAGYKGACTTNRGYDRLNKDLYEIKRIRFSNKDYPLSIWLKLSGFYNIFRSSKDPY, from the coding sequence ATGCGCAAGAAATTATTTATTGCTCTTTTTAGCCTGCCCGTTATTGTCATTGCCGTCTTTTTATGGCTTTCTTCCTCTTACGTTGTTCCGATCATGATGTATCACAGTGTTAATGATGCCGGAAGATCTGAAAACCTTATTCCCACTTACCACCACCAATCCACAGGCAATACCGTTAGCCCGCAGAATTTTTCCAAGCACATGGAATATCTTAAGGCCAATCGCTATAACGTCATTTCTTTGGAAGAATTTATTGATGCCATTAAAACCAAGCGTCGGCTGCCGTTTAAAAGTGTTGTCATCACATTTGACGATGGATATGAAGATAATTATATTTACGCATTTTCGGAATTAAAAAAGCATCAATTTCCGGCGACGATCTTTGTTCTCGTCACTACAGTTGGGCAAAAAGGGTGGTTGAGCTGGGATCAAATAAAAGAAATGGAAAAGCAAAATATTTCTATCGGAAGCCACACGGTCAGCCATACCTATTTACCGGATGGCGATGAAGATAAACAGCGGTTTGAGATCACGGAAAGCAAGAAAATATTAGAAGAAAAATTAGGACGAGTGGTCAATGCGCTCGCGTATCCTGCGGGTGGGTTTACGGAAAAAACGAAAGAGATCGCGCGCCAAGCCGGCTACAAAGGCGCTTGCACGACCAATCGCGGCTATGATCGTCTCAACAAAGATCTTTACGAGATTAAGCGAATTCGCTTTAGCAATAAGGATTACCCCTTAAGCATCTGGCTGAAGCTTTCGGGGTTTTATAATATTTTTAGGTCTTCCAAAGATCCGTACTAA